The sequence ACGGCGGGGCTGACCCAGGCGCTGTGGGCATTGGTGGCCTGCAAGAAAAAGGGGTGGTGTTGGCCGTGGCCCAGCACACAGCGGCGGCTCTGCAAGCCCAGGGTGTTGCAGTCCAGATGACCCGCCAAGTCGATCAGACGGTTGACCTCCAGCCCCGGGCCGATATGGCTGAGTCGGCCCGCGCCACTGTGTTTGTCAGCATTCACGCCAATGCGGTCAACATGCAGCGGCCTGAGGTCAATGGGCTAGAAACCTACTACTACTCAGATTCGGGGCGTGTGTTAGCCACCGTCCTGCAAAACCAGGTGCTCAGCACCATGGCGATGAACGATCGCGGCGTGCGCCAGGCCAGGTTCTTAGTGCTGCGTCGCACCTCAATGCCCGCTGCCCTGATCGAAATTGGCTTTGTCACCGGGGCGCTCGATGCCCCTAAGCTGCGCGACCCCCGTTGGCAGGCCCAGATGGGCCAGGCGATCGCCCAGGGAATTCTCAATTATCTGCGTGCTCAGCCTTAGGCCCGTTTGGTGGGGGTAGCGGGGAAGTTCACAATGATGACATTGGTATCCCAATTGGCACGGGTGATGGCCTCGGGTTCGCGACCCAGGGCAGGTTGGCCGACGCTGTAGGTACTGGCAATTAGGATTAGCAGAGTATTGGGTCTAATGACCTCGGATACCCGCCTAACCGTGTTGCCATGGGTCGGCTGTACCGCGATCGCTTGATCTTGGAGCAGGGTAGTGAGTTCGCGATCGCGGCCAGAGCCAACGGCCATCTGCACCACGTGGAGCGGTGCCTTCAGCTCTTCCGCAAGACACTGGGCAATGGCTAGGGTACTTTTAACCTGGCTCAGGTTGGCCTGCCTGCCGGTAATCGCCAGCACCACTTGCTCCGTGTTTTCAATTGGCTGGGGAAATCGGCTGATCAGTACCGGAATGGTTGCCGATCGCACGATGGTGTCGATCACGCTACCAAAGAAATTTTCTTGGTAGGTCGAAAACCCCTTCCAGCCGCAAATTAGCAAGTCGGCATTGCGTTCTTGGATGGTACGCAAAATGCCCCAGGCAATTGAGTCGTCGATGCGACCAATGGTTTCAACCGGAATCGTCGCGGCGTGGGCAATGGCTTCGGCGGTGTCGAGTAGACGCAGCTGGCGAGTCCTTTCGGCCTCGACAATGGGTTGATTGCGATCGGGCAGCACGTGTAGGGGCAACAGAGTACCCCCTACACGTTTGGTGAGAATCATCGCCAGCTGGAGCAGATTATCTTCAGTACTGGGGTTCGCCACCGGAATCAAAATACGCTGCCCCAGGGTGGGTATGGTCTCTGTATCCTGGCCTTCTTCGCTTAGTGTCTCCGCGTCAGCGGTCGGACTCTGGATCTGTGCACCCCAGCGAGCGACTACCCAGGGCGACAGCACGCAGCTCACCAAAATCATGACGATAATCGCATTTACCACGATCTCATCGACTAACCCAATGTCGAAGGCGATGGTAATCGCCGCTAGGGTCGAGGCGGCTTGGGCCATCGACAGGCCAAACATCACCATCGTGCTGGGCAGTTTCCATTTGAACCAGCGGGCAGCCCCCCAGGCGGCGACAAATTTGCTGGCCAACTCCGTCAGCACAATGATGGCTACCAGCACAATCGACTCTGGCTGGCGAATCAAAATAAATGGGTCCACCAGCATGCCCACTGAAATCAAGAAAATCGGCACAAACAGCGTGTTGCCAATAAATTGCACTCGGTTCATCAGAGGGCTGAGCCGAGGAATAATTTGGGTAATAGCTACCCCTGCCAGAAATGCCCCGACGATGGGTTCAATCTCAATCAGGCTGGCTAGGTAAGAGGCCACAAACAGGGCAGCCAGCACAAAGGTAAACTCTGCCCCTTCGTCGTGGCCAAATTTTTTAAAGAACCAGCGGCCTAGCTTGGGGATGCCCCAAAGCACTGCAAAGGTGTAAATCGTTAGGGCTGGAATTAAAAAGAGCCAAAAGCCCAGGGTGAGATCGCCCTGATCGGCCCTGACCACCACCGCCAGCACCAGCAGCGCTAGCACGTTGGTAATGAGGGTAGCGCCTAGGGTGGCGGTAGAGGCCGGGTGACGCATAATCCCCAGCTTGTTGAGCACCGGTAAGGCTACCAGGGTATGGGAGGCAAAACAGGAGGCCACCAGGATCGAGGCCCAAAAGCTGTACTGGAGAGCCATCATCACGGCGGTTCCCAGCGCCATCGGGACGACGAAGGTGGCTAAACCAAAGATAATCGGCTTATCGGCATTGCGCTTGAGATCGTCAAGGCTGGTTTCAAGGCCGCCTAAAAACATCAGAAATAGCAACCCCACAGTGCCCAGCAGCACAATCGTGGGGTCGCGATCTAGAATGCCTAACCCGTAAGGGCCTACCACGACCCCAGATAAGATCAGTCCGATAATGCCCGGTAGCCGCAGTCGCTCAACCAGCAGCGGAGCCACCAGCATGATGGCCAAAATGGTCAGAAAAATAGCGACCGGGTCCGTAATCGGTTCTTGCAACAGTTGCCCTAGGGGCAGGGGCATTGACCCTAGCCAGGTTTCTGAACCGGCGATCGCCGCGTGACATTTCAGCCCAAGGTAGGTCATGGTCGCTCGGTAGTGGGGAGTTAGTGAATAGCTTGATCTCTAGCGTTGTCCCTAGGCCCAGGCGCTTAGACGGCCTGAGAGCCTAGCCGACGTTCAGGCGGCCGCCTTTTGGTAGCAGGCCATAAAACTCTGAGCAATCCCAGGATTCGCCTATCAGGATAACCTCCGGGTTGGGTGATTCGCCTATTTTTCCGATGCTGAGTTCTGGAGTTTCTGCATCCTAGGATAGGTCTTCTAAGAGCGCTAGCAGCTCCCGCTCAAAGGCTACCTGGGCTCGGTTGGTTCTGCCGCCCACGTAGACGATGCCATTTTTTGCCAGCGCCCACACCTGAGAATGCGACACGTAGCTCATGATCACTCCCAGCATTAGCAGCCCAAACCCGCCGTATACCAAGGGAATGCCGGGGTCGGCCTTGATCTGTAATCCAGTGCTTCCCACCACGTCCACTAGGGACAACCGGATACCGTTGACCTCTGCCGCCATGCCCTTACGCACCGTAGACACAAGCTGTCCAGCATTGTCGTAGATCAGTACGGAACCCTGGAGATCGCTGGCCAGCAGGGTGACGCCCTCGCTCATGTCGGGTTTGGTGGGCAGCCAGGTGCCCCAAAAGCGAGGCCCGTCGTTTTCTAGGGGCTGCATCGGCAGTTGCAGCACTGGGCTGTTATTTAGCTTGACTTGCACCGCCGCAATGCCCCAGTCGGCCTGGTACAAGGTTACTCCTCTGTGGCGTAGGGGTTGATTGACGAAAATCGTCTTGCGATCGATTTCATCCCCCGCTGAGTCTAAGACTGAGAGGTCAGAGTAGAACTGGTCGATATTGCCTTCGGGGGTATAG is a genomic window of Nodosilinea sp. E11 containing:
- a CDS encoding cation:proton antiporter; translation: MPLPLGQLLQEPITDPVAIFLTILAIMLVAPLLVERLRLPGIIGLILSGVVVGPYGLGILDRDPTIVLLGTVGLLFLMFLGGLETSLDDLKRNADKPIIFGLATFVVPMALGTAVMMALQYSFWASILVASCFASHTLVALPVLNKLGIMRHPASTATLGATLITNVLALLVLAVVVRADQGDLTLGFWLFLIPALTIYTFAVLWGIPKLGRWFFKKFGHDEGAEFTFVLAALFVASYLASLIEIEPIVGAFLAGVAITQIIPRLSPLMNRVQFIGNTLFVPIFLISVGMLVDPFILIRQPESIVLVAIIVLTELASKFVAAWGAARWFKWKLPSTMVMFGLSMAQAASTLAAITIAFDIGLVDEIVVNAIIVMILVSCVLSPWVVARWGAQIQSPTADAETLSEEGQDTETIPTLGQRILIPVANPSTEDNLLQLAMILTKRVGGTLLPLHVLPDRNQPIVEAERTRQLRLLDTAEAIAHAATIPVETIGRIDDSIAWGILRTIQERNADLLICGWKGFSTYQENFFGSVIDTIVRSATIPVLISRFPQPIENTEQVVLAITGRQANLSQVKSTLAIAQCLAEELKAPLHVVQMAVGSGRDRELTTLLQDQAIAVQPTHGNTVRRVSEVIRPNTLLILIASTYSVGQPALGREPEAITRANWDTNVIIVNFPATPTKRA